In Silene latifolia isolate original U9 population chromosome X, ASM4854445v1, whole genome shotgun sequence, the following proteins share a genomic window:
- the LOC141616977 gene encoding sodium/calcium exchanger NCL-like, whose amino-acid sequence MLTTKLIISLLLLLATVSATPDTAADGGVIKGRFHEVGSSYIDLLSVKSTSFSSENVVGECEQTYGFLPCTKTWIGNMFLIMVYGYLMYLAATCLSNGSELLLEIMGPGIVGGLFLPVLGALPDAMLILVSGLSGGAAEAQSQVSVGMGLLAGSTVMLLTVIWGTCILVGKCDMDGLITIDETDTRGFSLQGSGVSTDIWTSYAARIMAFSVLPFLVVQLPQAFKSTSGRHLAVLISLILSILMLISYCTYQVYQPWIQERRLAYVKHKRVLTGFLKHLLKKNPLDKLSNPDGSLNHEVLERIFKAIDLDGDNHLSKGELRAFLIGMRLEGLGLNEEDIAQKLLKEFDTERQDDEIDLDEFIGGISKLLALVRSNKASSPNGADSIRYLDQYDEESKLEHLLLGDSNDEAEGEEVEKSKKTVIKAILYLVLGTVVAAMFADPLVDAVDNFSIATSIPSFFISFIALPLATNSSEAVSAIIFASKKNRKSASLTFSELYGGATMNNVLCLSVFLALVYVRGLTWDFSSEVLVIFIVCIIMGALGSFRTTFPLWTASVAFFLYPFSLALVYVLDYVFGWT is encoded by the exons ATGTTAACCACTAAACTCATAATttccctcctcctccttctcgCCACCGTATCCGCCACCCCCGACACCGCGGCGGACGGCGGCGTAATCAAGGGTCGGTTTCATGAGGTGGGGTCCAGTTACATTGACCTCCTAAGTGTAAAGTCAACATCTTTTTCATCAGAAAATGTAGTAGGAGAATGTGAGCAAACATATGGGTTTTTACCATGTACAAAAACATGGATAGGGaatatgtttttgataatggtaTATGGGTATTTGATGTATTTGGCTGCAACTTGTTTATCTAATGGAAGTGAACTTTTATTGGAAATAATGGGTCCTGGTATTGTTGGTGGTCTCTTTCTTCCTGTTCTTGGTGCTCTTCCTGATGCCATGCTCATTCTTg TGTCTGGCCTTTCTGGAGGTGCTGCAGAGGCTCAAAGTCAAGTTTCAGTTGGAATGGGGTTGCTGGCTGGCTCAACGGTGATGCTTCTTACTGTTATATGGGGAACTTGTATTCTGGTAGGGAAGTGTGATATGGATGGTCTTATTACAATTGATGAAACCGACACGAGAGGATTTAGTTTGCAAG GCTCTGGTGTTTCTACTGATATATGGACTAGCTATGCTGCAAGGATCATGGCATTTTCTGTATTGCCATTCCTCGTGGTACAGTTGCCGCAAGCTTTCAAATCAACTTCTGGGAGACACTTGGCAGTATTGATTTCTCTCATACTCTCTATTCTGATGCTAATTAGCTATTGTACATATCAG GTGTACCAACCTTGGATCCAAGAGCGAAGGCTTGCTTATGTGAAGCATAAGCGTGTTCTGACCGGATTTCTTAAACATTTGTTGAAGAAGAATCCACTTGACAAACTCTCCAATCCTGATGGCAGCCTTAACCATGAAGTTTTGGAAAG GATTTTTAAAGCAATTGACTTGGATGGTGACAACCATCTCTCAAAAGGGGAACTCAGAGCTTTTCTCATCGGGATGCGTCTTGAAGGATTAGGTCTAAATGAAGAGGATATTGCCCAGAAATTGTTGAAAGAGTTTGATACTGAGCGACAGGACGATGAAATCGATCTAGATGAGTTCATCGGGGGAATCTCTAAGCTGCTTGCCCTTGTGAGAAGTAACAAAGCTTCAAGTCCTAATGGCGCCGACAGTATAAGATATCTAGATCAATATGATGAG GAATCAAAACTCGAGCATCTGCTGCTGGGTGATTCAAATGATGAGGCCGAAGGAGAAGAAGTTGAAAAATCCAAGAAAACCGTGATTAAGGCAATACTATACCTAGTGCTCGGGACTGTAGTGGCTGCTATGTTTGCAGATCCGCTTGTAGATGCCGTCGATAATTTTTCAATCGCAACCAGCATTCCTTCCTTCTTTATCTCATTTATTGCTCTTCCGCTAGCAACAAACTCCAGTGAAGCTGTATCTGCTATCATTTTTGCTTCTAAGAAGAATAGAAAATCTGCTTCCTTAACTTTCTCTGAG TTGTATGGAGGGGCAACGATGAACAATGTTCTTTGTCTGTCTGTATTTTTGGCGCTGGTTTATGTGAGAGGATTGACTTGGGACTTCTCCTCAGAAGTGCTCGTAATTTTCATTGTTTGCATCATAATGGGCGCCCTTGGCAGCTTTAGAACTACATTCCCTCTTTGGACAGCATCCGTGGCTTTCTTTCTCTATCCATTCTCACTGGCTCTTGTTTACGTCCTCGACTACGTCTTTGGTTGGACATAG